CGCAGCAGGTGGGTGGGTTACACTTGCAGGCTCTGTAAGTTGTAGTTGATGGACTATATCTCCCTATAAGTCTTTAGCGCCCAGCAGAGTATGGGTCCCGTATCTTCGCTGGGGGTCCGTGCAGTGCCCGGCATGGCGGGGTCTCCCAGTACTaaaccagtccctgccctgaagaccttAGAGACTAAACTATTGACAGGCAATGGATGGAGGAGAACCagaggcccagggaggggaagacaCTGACCCAAGGTCACACCGACGCCTTTATTTGGCGGACGACAGCATCTCGCTTCTGCCCCTGGGGGCGGGCGGAGGACGGGGGTGGGACGGGGACGGGACAGCAAAGGAGAAATAACCCCAGAACGAAGGAACGGAAGTTACCAGAGTTTAGGTGCCTGGAGATGTCCATGCACTGGTTCTCGGCTCCAGTGCACTGTACGGTCTGTTCACGGCACTGATCAGAGGACGAAGTGTGGCAGCCCGGGCAGCTCCAGCCGTTGGATTTGGTGTCAGCCGGGGGCACTGGGACGAAGCGGAGCAAACGCAGTCAGCTCGGGGGACGAGCCCCAGGAGGcgttggggcagggtgggggctgcacagctcagccctgggtgccccctACAGGGGGAGCTGTAGcgccgggggcagcaggggcgggggaggggtttgcAGCAGGGACCCCTGgaccctgccctgggtggggccAGCCGGGTTCACACCTAGTGGCAGCCTAGAGCCCCGCCCACTAAACTCCACCCAGCCAGGGGCTCAGTGTTACTCCAtggggcgccccctgcagggcagGATGACCAGGCTCAGGAAGTTGATGTGGGGCGGGTTCCAGGCagcaggaggggcaggagccGGGCGATGTACCTTTAACAGGTGCCGGTGTGCAGGAGTCGGTCTGGCAGCAGGAGATGATCGTCCTTGTCATCATTCCCTTCCCAAAGTTCATCGAGACGAAGCCAGCGTTACATTGGCTGAGTGTCGCACAGCCCTTGACAATGGTCTGGGTCTTCTCTCCAGCTGCACAGGAGAAGACAGAGATTTTCCCCCGTCCATTCCCAGCCCACTGGCGCCCACTTCACAATGATGCCCATGTGCCATTAGCCCGCCTCTAcccagggggaaactgaggcacagggaggggaagtgactcattCGAAGTCCCGCAGGGCTAAAGAAAGCGATTTCAGCACCTAAAACCCAGCCCTTAGATCgtcctgctccccacccagctgccGCGAATCTCCTGCCAACGTTCCCACCAGTGGGTACGTGCTGGGCTGCTGAAATCCCAACACCGGGCGtccagctcacccctgagccGTGGCGGGATTCACAGACTCCTTGTTTCCCTGCTGATCTCACCTGCAGGAGGTGCCCTCGGAGCACACCCACCGGATCAGGCTCTGCACAATGCAcagctgggggaggagatggCCGGGGGGGAGAAGgttgatcccccccacccccacatacccaggAGCCCAGTGGGTCAGATGCTCCCAGTGGCGATCAGGTTCCAGGGAATGTTTAACTATTTCATACTATGTGGGGCGGCTTCGAAAGGGGAGACGTACAGAGACCCGCCCGGAGGCCAGGCATGACCATAGGAGGGAGAGATCTGGGATGAAGTCCCCAATTCGGGCCAAGTGGGGATTTGAACTTGCCTACCCCAGGGCTCAGCTCGGCACCAAGCCATTGGGGTctcctggcagcccccccccaccactgctgGCATTGACAAGGAAGGGCCGACCCGGTTCAgaggggctccgggctgcggACCCCAAGCAGAGCTGGGCGTCTCTGCGCGGGTGGGACTTCGTGGCCAAACTTTGGGGGAGGGACAAGGCTTCGGTCACTCCCCTTTCCTCGACACTTCCTATTGGCTGGCTAAGGTGGCTCCCGCTCAGTGGTCTCTGGTGCGTCCCCTCCTCAGACGCCTCCCTCTCCCCATGCACCGtatggggagccgggccccggccCCCTGGCTGGCGAGTCGCCGCGGGGTTCGGCATCGCAGTGCTGAGCCGTGGGGAGCTAGCCACAGGGTCtggcatagaacccaggcatcctggctccgcAACCGCTGCTCAGACCCACCCACCCgactcccttccagagctgggactaggagaggacccaggcgtcctggctccccagGCTGTTCCCTGGCCCACGCTGGGTAGGGTCCATCTCACTTACCGAGTGTCAATTCTGTTTGAACGACGCCACAAGAGGTTTGCCCAGCAGCGCAGGTCTGTACGGACCCCGTGCAGCTGGTTCCTTCTCCTTCACAACGCATACACTGCAGACAGGCCCCTGGAGCCGGAGAGAGAACATCAGCCACCTGGATTTGTCCCTCCCTCGCCTTCCCCTGGGCTCGGCGGGGAAGCACCGGGTACGGCGCCCTGGGGTCCCTCATCCACCGCGCTGCCCCAGGTCGGGCCCTGGTCCCAGCTGGCTACAGACATTTCACGCTGCTCGGGGGCTGCGTCTCCCCGGGTTTGCGGCAGGTTTTAGTTCCCCAGGGGGTTTTCCCACCTCACAAACCCCAGAGAGATCCCCAGCGGGTGTGAGCTGGTGTCGCTCTCAGCAAGAGTCGACTGACACCTGCCATCGAGTCCAGTGCAGCTGCgaccccctgacaccggctgggccctgccccactgactccagagcagctgcgcccccctgacaccggctgggccctgccccactgactccagtgcagctgcgcccccctgacaccggctgggccctgccccactgactccagtgcagctgcgcccccctgacaccggctgggcccggccccactgactccagtgcagctgggcCCCCCTGACaccagctgggccctgccccactgacaccggctgggccctgccccactgaatccagtgcagctgcacccccctgacactggctgggcccggccccactgactccagtgcagctgcgcccccctgacactggctgggcccggccccactgactccagtgcagctgggcccccctgacaccggctgggccctgccccactggctccagtgcagctgcgcccccctgacaccggctgggccctgccccactggctCCAGTGCAGCTGCCCCCCCCTGAAactggctgggcccggccccactgactccagtgcagctgcacccccctgacaccggctgggccctgccccactgactccagtgcagctgcgcccccctgacaccggctgggcccggccccactgactccagtgcagctgggcCCCCCTGACaccagctgggccctgccccactgacaccggctgggccctgccccactgaatccagtgcagctgcacccccctgacactggctgggccctgccccactgactccagtgcagctgcacccccgtgacaccggctgggccctgccccactgactccagtgcagctgcacccccctgacactggctgggcccggccccactgactccagtgcagctgcgcccccctgacacaggctgggcccggccccactgactccagtgcagctgggcCCCCCTGACaccagctgggccctgccccactgacaccggctgggccctgccccactgaatccagtgcagctgcacccccctgacactggctgggcccggccccactgactccagtgcagctgcgcccccctgacaccggctgggcccggccccactgactccagtgcagctgcgcccccctgacactggctgggcccggccccactgactccagtgcagctgcatccccctgacactggctgggccctgccccattgactgcagtgcagctgcgcccccctgacaccggctgggccctgccccactgactccagtgcagctgcgcccccctgacaccggctgggcccggccccactgactccagtgcagctgcacccccctgacactggctgggcccggccccactgactccagtgcagctgtgcccccctgacactggctgggcccggccccactgactccagtgcagctgggcCCCCCTGACaacggctgggccctgccccactgactccagtgcagctgcgcccccctgacaaccagctgggccctgccccactgacaccggctgggccctgccccactgactccagtgcagctgcacccccctgacactggctgggcccggccccactgactccagtgcagctgcgcccccctgacactggctgggcccggccccactgactccagtgcagctgggcCCCCCTGACaccagctgggccctgcccccctgacaccggctgggcccggccccactgactccagtgcagctgcgcccccctgacccgggctgggcccggccccactgactccagtgcagctgcgcccccctgacaccggctgggcccagccccactgactccagtgcagctgcgcccccctgacaccggctgggcccggccccactgactccagtgcagctgggcCCCCCTGACACCAGCTGGGCcttgccccactgactccagtgcagctgggcCCCCCTGACACCAGCTGGGCcttgccccactgactccagtgcagctgcgcccccctgacaccggctggggatCACATTCACCGGCCCTTCATGTTgccctgagctcctgctgctgaaaTTCAGCTCCGCTGCCTGTCACACCACGGACAATCCCCGTTCGAAATGCCCTTGGCCTCTGGCCAGCTCTGAAACCTGCCCAGTCACGACTCCGTTCTAGTGATTTAAACTGTAAATATTTCCTCCCATTTCCACAATTGCTTCACTCGCTGTCACGGTGACTTTGTGACTTCCAGCCGTCTCCTCCTCGGACCTTGTCACTCAgacccccccagctcagcccccgtTATCCTGCGGCTGCCTTTCGGTTTCGCTCATGAAGAGTTTCACCCGGCAGGTGGCTCTGAGCTGTTGGTACGTTGGAGAAGTGAGGAAATCAGCCCCTGTAGGAACAAGCCCCACTCACCCGTAGCCAGGAGAGCAGCGAGGGTGCAGACGGCAAGAAAAGACTTCATGGTGATGTGGCAGCAGTTGATCCACCCTGGGGTCTTTGGAGGATTTTTCGCAGAAGGGCTGAAATCAGATCAGAAGGGAACTTGCATACGCATGATTGGGCCGAAAGGATGGGGAGAGCCACAGAGCCATTtgccacagttctggggtagcgacgGCTCTGGCATCTTCATGGCTGAGTTTGTTGTGGCACGTACAGGGAGAAGTCAGAGAGAAACCTCAAATGCTCCTGCTGGAAGGTCGCCACATACCATGACTTTGTCTCCGCGAATACAGCGAAAGTACACGCAAGAGccaaaaacaagagagagacaaaacaggctgctccgTTTGACGGCGCGAGACAAAGCCGTCCACTCTAAAAACAGAGGGTGTCAAAGAAGGCTGCTCCCTACAGCAATGAGAGACAGCTCGCCCAACCTGCTTCTTTTCCTGACTCCAAGAGGGGACTGGAACCCAGTGGTTAGAGAAGCagggccaggagccaggactcctgggttgtgtCCCTCACTCTGGGAAGGGAGTGCGACcttgtggttggagcaggagggcTAAGGctggggctagggctggggttcctgggttctattcaggggtgagctggagccggttcgcaggaaccggttgttaaatttagaagcccttttaaaaCCGGTTGTTCTGGGACAatcggttctaaaagggctttatttaacaaaggctcgggcagctgtccagcCCGCCCCCGGCACCAGCTcacgtccccctcctcccctccccctcctcccctaaacgctccgccccccttctcctccccctaccCTGCTTCCCGCAAaacagatgttcgcgggaagcctgaaacaagcagcaggcaggtcagctggggtggggggctggggaggcgcTAGGAGGGCTCCAGAGAGGCAAAGGCACGGCCCCGTCCGGTCCCAGCCGAGCCCCCCAACCccagggtcccgggggggcagtcaggatgcagcaggggttgaatggggcggtggggggcagtcaggggaagggtttcgaggggcagtcaggggacgagGAGGAGAGGttgttggatggggtaggggtcccggggggccatcaagaatgagaggaggggttgatgGGGtgtcagggggcagtcaggggacaggaaagggGGATGGATGGGCCAGGggtcccaggggtgtgtgtggagagttggatggggcaggagtccaggCAGGGGGACCAATGACACCCtcgtgggggtgaggaggaggaggggacctGTTGGTAATATTTTAGCCGACCTCATTCACCTGGTTTTCTattcctgctctgggagggaagtggggtctacgGTGGCCGGTTAGAGCACCAACAGACCAGCAGGGCTGTGACTTTAACCAAAACTCCTTAGGGGCTTCAGGCCATGAGTTGGCGTTTGCCGGGGCTTGAGCAGACGGATAGTTTCAGGGAAGCAAGAAAAGATTTGTCAATCTCTGTCTCACCTCCTCGCCTCCTATTTATGGAAGGGCTCTGTGCTACGACATGACGCATATGTCCATAAACGCTTGTGTTTGGTTGAGTTCTGTAAGATTTCCTagacccctccccagccctgcccccatacCCACCGGTGACACAATTTGGACACCACGAGCATGTTGGCAAATTCGCCGACCCTACCTGCTGAGAAACAAAAACGCACACGGATGCGTGAAAACCCCGCTTCCTTCCCTTTACATCGTGGGTGATGATTGTGCATCTTTAGGAAGTGGGTCACAAACCCtggatgggggggcaggactAATGACTTAGAGCAGTGGGCCAGCTTACCTGTATTATATTTATTGCTTTGTTATCCTGCTTTATTATATTTAGTAGTAacacaaggaacctacaggctttTATCCTGTAAGATttggctttcatagaatcatagaatcatagaatctcagggttggaagggacctcaggaggtatctagtccaaccccctgctcaaagcaggaccaaccccaactaaatcatcccagccagggctttgtcaagcctgaccttaaaaacctccaaggaaggagattccaccacctcctttttCTATGGgaccccattccagtgctttcaCCACCCAACCTATTGAAgaatgttttttcctaatgtccaacctaaacctccccctctgcaacttgagaccattactccttgttctgtcatcttctaccactgagaacagtctagatccagaaTATAGAATATAgtgtgaggcctgaggcctataACCTTTGGTGTAGATCAGGCATTGGGGTCGGACAAAACCTTATCAGAAGTGCTGGCCTGTTCGCGAGTCCTTACATTTATTCACGTCCTAATTTAAGGTTTTCGTGCGCTTGGTAAATACTACCATTTAATGTTTTTAGTAATGGTACTCTCGCTACACAACGTTCTTtataatctataactaaactagtcTTGGGGGGGGTGTaacatgtaaaataaaacaaggtttttcaaaaatgtttaagaagcttcattttaagaattaaattaaaatgttgatcttaatTCCGCCGGCCCTCGACAGGTCCCCTGCGCTGCTTTGGTCtgggggttctgttcacctaggccttCAGTTGgctgagaggggggggggggggggggggggggggggggggggctgtcggCCAAGGGACCCCGAGCTGtggaagggtctggcagccagtaAACCCCCCTAAACGGTAGCAGTGCGGGGCCGGCTTGcctggagacccccccccaccagaaCGGGCAGTGGGCTGTGCCGGGGCCCGTCGGCCCGGGacccccagaccggcagtgggctgagcggctcaatCCCACCTGCCAGGCTCAGAGTGTTCCATTCCGCCAGGATCTCTGCtttgccagccgggatcctggctagcttaacccgctcagcccgctgccggtctggggtcccggccctgctccaCCATACAGTGGGAAACTACCTTCTCCCCCCTGGTTTCtgggcccattctcttcctctcttctgcACTGAGCCTGaggtgggagtggaccgagcacaaAGGCTTGGGGTTggagggtctggccaggagctagaatgggggaggggctcagggttttGGAGGCATGGATGGTTTGGGTGTTGGGGGCACGTAACCTGGGCAAGGCTgggctcccatttggtgtgaggggttggcatgtgggaatgtgagtgggggtgcaggagctcccagttTAGGTTgctccggcggggggggggatgtgcaGGGATGCATGGGGTGTGGGTGGATGCTGGGGGTTCAAGAGTCAGAGCATAGGGTGcggggggcatgtgaggggggtgtcatgggtaggggggctgggtacGTGTTGGGTGCCAGAATCAgtgctggggtcatgggggtgggttaaggagtcaacagagggctgggtggtacagggctcagggcaggggcctgctgggtgcagggctcagggcagagggctgggtgtacTGCCGTCCCCAGCAGAAACCACCCCTGCTCCTTGACCCGACTACCCCCCCTCCTGGGACCACCAACCACCCTAACTAAGCCTCCATGCTCCTtggtcccctgaccgccccccataGGAGCCCTacccccctacctgtcccctgactgccccaacccttatccacaacccccgcccccagacagaccccaggACTTCCCACGCCCCATCCAGCTGCTNNNNNNNNNNNNNNNNNNNNNNNGTGATTTAAACTGTAAATATTTCCTCCCTTTTCCACAATTGCTTCACTCGCTGTCACGGTGACTTTGTGACTTCCAGCCGTCTCCTCCTCGGACCTTGTCACTCAgacccccccagctcagcccccgtTATCCTGCGGCTGCCTTTCGGTTTCGCTCATGAAGAGTTTCACCCGGCAGGTGGCTCTGAGCTGTTGGTACGTTGGAGAAATTAGGAAATCAGCCCCTGTAGGAACAGGCCCCACTCACCCGTAGCCAGGAGAGCAGCGAGGATGCAGACGGCAAGAAAAGACTTCATGGTGATGTGGCAGCAGTTGATCCACCCTGGGGTCTTTGGAGGATTTTTCGCAGAAGGGCTGAAATCAGATCAGAAGGGAACTTGCATACGCATGATTGGGCCGAAAGGATGGGGAGAGCCACAGAGCCATTtgccacagttctggggtagcgacgGCTCTGGCATCTTCATGGCTGACTTTTTTGTGGCACGTACAGGGAGAAGTCGGAGAGAAACCTCAAATGCTCCTGCTGGAAGGTTGCCACATACCATGACTTTGTCTCCGCGAACACAGCGAAAGTACACGCAAGAACCAAAAGcaagagagagacaaaacaggctgctccgTTTGACGGCGCGAGACAAAGCCGTCCACTCTATAAACAGAGGGTGTCAAAGAAGGCTGCTCCCTACAGCAATGAGAGACAGCTCGCCCAACCTGCTTCTTTTCCTGACTCCAAGAGGGGACTGGAACCCAGTGGTTAGAGAAGCagggccaggagccaggactcctgggttgtgtCCCtcattctgggaggggagtgcgaccttgtggttggagcagggagggctaaggctggggctagggctggggttcctgggttctattcaggggtgagctggagctggtttgcaggaaccggttgttaaatttagaagcccttttaaaaCCGGTTGTTCTGGGACAatcggttctaaaagggctttatttaacaaaggctcgggcagctgtccagcCCGCCCCCGGCACCAGCTcacgtccccctcctcccctccccctcctcccctaaaCGCTCCGCCCCCCTTGTCCTCCCCCTaccctgcttcccgcaaatcagatgttcgcgggaagcctgaaacaagcagcaggcaggtcagctggggtggggggctggggaggcgcGAGGAGGGCTCCAGAGAGGCAAGGCACGGCCCCGTCCGGTCCCAGCCGAGCCCCCCAACCccagggtcccgggggggcagtcaggatgcagcaggggttgaatggggcggtggggggcagtcaggggcaggggttcgaggggcagtcaggggacggagaggagaggtggttggatggggtaggggtcccggggggccatcaagaatgagaggaggggttggatggggtgtcagggggcagtcaggggacaggaaagggggggtggatgggccaggggtcccaggggtgtgtgtggggagttggatggggcaggagtcccgggcaGGGGACCATGACACCCtcgtggggtgagggggaggaggggacctgTTGGTAATATTTAGCCACCTCATCACTGGTTCTattcctgctctgggagggaagtggggtctagcggttagagcaccAACAGACCAGAGGGCTGTGACTTACCAAAACTCCTTAGGGGCTTCAGGCTGA
This genomic window from Mauremys mutica isolate MM-2020 ecotype Southern chromosome 17, ASM2049712v1, whole genome shotgun sequence contains:
- the LOC123351763 gene encoding phospholipase A2 inhibitor and Ly6/PLAUR domain-containing protein-like isoform X2, translating into MRCEGEGTSCTGSVQTCAAGQTSCGVVQTELTLAGEKTQTIVKGCATLSQCNAGFVSMNFGKGMMTRTIISCCQTDSCTPAPVKVPPADTKSNGWSCPGCHTSSSDQCREQTVQCTGAENQCMDISRHLNSAGSATKTIMKGCGSEYVCAQVNEGSANFAGINTEVTRARCTPATSAAGTALGPAGLLLPALAGLLLLKSLS
- the LOC123351763 gene encoding phospholipase A2 inhibitor gamma subunit B-like isoform X1, whose protein sequence is MKSFLAVCILAALLATGACLQCMRCEGEGTSCTGSVQTCAAGQTSCGVVQTELTLAGEKTQTIVKGCATLSQCNAGFVSMNFGKGMMTRTIISCCQTDSCTPAPVKVPPADTKSNGWSCPGCHTSSSDQCREQTVQCTGAENQCMDISRHLNSAGSATKTIMKGCGSEYVCAQVNEGSANFAGINTEVTRARCTPATSAAGTALGPAGLLLPALAGLLLLKSLS